In the genome of Mytilus edulis chromosome 3, xbMytEdul2.2, whole genome shotgun sequence, one region contains:
- the LOC139514779 gene encoding uncharacterized protein, which produces MLMLIFCSVLCFWCVANGVRAPVYAEVDLGKGNGDELAGMRESIASMKSDIESLKHRKRVSMVACLQGSFTASGAGSVLQILDIKTIYGITPSSQYRNGIFTCKDRGLYMVFATVTSIKTSFKIMRNKTSVSRGFIGGNSGHYSSGSSIAFVQLDEKDQISIQADKQMTIGDRSCFGVIKID; this is translated from the exons ATGTTGATGTTGATTTTCTGTAGTGTACTGTGTTTCTGGTGTGTAGCTAATGGAGTTCGAGCCCCTGTGTATGCTGAAGTTGATCTTGGTAAAGGCAATGGAGACGAACTTGCTGGCATGCGAGAGAGCATTGCGTCAATGAAGTCTGATATTGAATCTTTAAAGCACAGAAAGAGAG tttccatggtAGCATGTTTACAAGGATCATTTACGGCTAGTGGCGCTGGATCAGTGCTACAGATACTTgacataaaaacaatatatggtatTACACCGTCATCTCAGTATAGAAACGGGATCTTTACTTGCAAGGATCGTGGTCTGTACATGGTATTTGCTACGGTTACTTCTATCAAAACTTCGTTCAAAATAATGAGAAATAAAACGTCAGTATCAAGGGGATTTATTGGAGGTAATAGTGGACATTATAGCTCTGGATCTTCCATAGCATTCGTACAGTTGGACGAAAAAGACCAGATTTCAATACAAGCTGATAAACAAATGACGATCGGGGACCGTTCATGTTTTGGAGTGATAAAGATTGATTAA